Part of the Candoia aspera isolate rCanAsp1 chromosome 1, rCanAsp1.hap2, whole genome shotgun sequence genome, AATGTATTGTTTAGTAGAATAGTAAAATTTCAGAATTTTAAATGATGTTAATACTTACATGTGCagaattttcatatttttattatttcttggtTCCTCTTTGGTGATATTAGAATGATTAAATGTTGTAGTTTGCAGGTATACTTgagaaattatttctgttttactgtctTTTGCAGAGGTGATGAATGAGAGAGGTAGTGTTATATAAAAAGCATGTTATTGCAGGCCTACATTATTTGCTGCTGCCTTAACacatttgttttgtgttgttttttcagTTGCTGGTTCAGTTTGTTCAGAACACATCTATCCCACTAGGACAGGGGCTCGTGGAATCAGAACCTAAAGATATTACCTGTCTGTCTCTTCTTCCTGTTACAGAATCCCCAGAATGCAACAGGTTGATGTTGCCAGGTAAAACCGGAAGTCTGCGgattctaaaaatattttgtattatgtttttgtaaaattaatgGTGTGCATAAGATCACACCTTTAGAGGACACCCTAGGTTTGAAGAGACCCATTGTGACTAGAATGTTTTGTTGGAATATGGGCTGTTTTTATAATATACAATTGGACATTCAGCTTCCTTGAATggtaatatctacatgaagctgtcgGAGAGCTCATCTGATGGTTTGAGGaccagtatcatcagtatgccaattaGACTGTACTTTCCATTGCAACTCCAGGTTCTGCTGGGGATGCCACTGAAATCCTGTCTCGGCACCTGAAGGCTGTGAGtgtctggatgggagagaacaggttGAAACTGAACCCTAGCAAAATGGAGATGCTGTTTGTACATTGGTGTTCTCCTTTGACCCCAGTGATTACTGGTCACTGGTCCATGAcatggggatcctcctggacttgtaGCAATTGCTACAGCAGCAGGTGGAGCCTTTGTCAAGGGGGGCTTTAGCCAGCTTCGACTGGTGCATCAGTCCTGGCCTTTCCTTGGACAAGGAACTTGtgacagtgactcatgcccttatcacaTTAAGTCTAGACTATTgcaatggggctgcctttaaaagcCATTGGAAGCTTCAGTAGGTACAGAATGCAGTGACCCAGATGCTTATTGTAAGTCATTACCGAGAGCATGAGATACCCATATTGTGAGCCCTGCGTTGGTTGCCTCTTACCTCCTAAGTGCAATTTAAAGTACTGGTattaacctttaaagccttttATGGCTTGGCGCCAGGCTACCTGTGGGGCCACATTGTCCTCCAGGAGCTGGCCCAATCATTTCAATTATGTCAGGAGAAGTAGAGATCAGGGAGGTCAATGCTCAGAAACATTTCTTGCTGCTGGTGGTGTCCCTTGGAATGTTCTCTTGCCTGAGGCTAGATCTCCCGTATCTTGACCATGTTTGGAAAATGTTGAGGACTGAATTCTTCTGGGGGGCATTTAGTTCGTGATGTGTTTTCATATGTGTAttgtatgttttatggtttttaatggttttgtatCTCAGTATTTTTGCTTTACTTTACCTCTAAGCCGCTGAGAGTCTGTTGGGATTGAAGTGTGGtaaaaatctaatgaataaataaaatacacatgtAGTAAGAGAAAATTCTGGCATAACTGATTAATAATGTCTGTGATCCCAGGGTTGCTGGTTTTAGCCCTGGTTTTGTAATAAATGTGCTGAAAGCTCCAAGTTAGATGCTTTTTAAACTTTCAGATGATTCCCCAAATCATACTGACCCTTCCAAGGATGTTTCTTCGGCTGTTCTGCGAAGCCTTCAAGTAAATGTTGGCCCCGATGGTGAGGAGACAAGGGCACAAACAGTACAGAAACCACCTGAACTTCTTCCAAGTACTTCTAGCTTATTGCAAGATCTTCAGCCTAGTGATAACACTTCCTTTATTCTCCTCAATTTAACACGAACAGGTAATTTCCATCTAGGTAGATCAGTTTCTACTAttgaaaacaagatatattatttGAGATGCACTGCTTTGAAAGGTATGGTGAGGTTTTTCACCCATGGGAGTGTATAACCAGCAGCTTCCCACCGAGAAGGGCCACTTGAAATGTCTTACAGTCTTGGGATAAACAAGCAATTTTGCGTATCTTGTTTGTACTTATGGTACTTTCTTCTCCAGGCCTAGGGTCTCCTTCAGAGCACCTGGTATTTGTCCAGGGTGAAGCGGAGGTTTCTGGGAATGATTTCTTTGCGAATAATAGCACAGACAGCAGTACCCCATGGTTTTTACGAGTGCAGGAACTGGCTCATGATAGTTTGATTGCTGCCACTCGAGCACAGCTCGCTAAGAATGCCAAAGCAAGCAATaatggtaagatttttttttattactcccTTTTCAAAGATAGAAATTAAAGCAGCTCAAGATACTTTCTGTAGAAAAATTAactcatatttattttttcatttatattcctTTGTAACACACTCCTCCTGAAAATAACTTACAGTAAAAgtcacatttctttaaaaaacggAACATTATTAActagaaatatagaaaaaagcaGCAGTGAGCAGACTTAGTGTTAAGAAATGTATCTGATTTTATAGGCTTGGTTCactcaatatttttatttgtaggcATTGTTGTCTAACCATAggatttttctttcctcttccaggTGAAATTGTCCATGTTTGTTCAGGAGAATCACAGCCGAAGGAATCCAGCCCCATTCCTCACCTACCCcgtggagaaaaaaaattgaagtgcACTGTTGAAGGCTGTGATCGGACATTTGTATGGCCAGCTCACTTCAAATATCATCTAAAAACCCACAGGTGTATAGACttgctatgttgttgttgttagttgccgtcgagttgtttaCGACCCATGGCaaccctgtgtataacagaactAAATAGCTGAGGTTTATCAGGGTTCCacaggttttgtgtgtgtgtgtgtgtgttaatgcaGCACGTAACTAATTTCTCCTTAAAATTGGGGAAAATTCACTTCAAATTTGGGGAGAGTCAGTCAAACTAAGGGAGTTAATCACTATTTTGTAAGCTCATTCAGTGTGTCTTTTAATATTAGCTTAGTTTTTGAAAGAACTGCCAGCTGCTTTGATTTGTAATTCATTGGCCTGAATAAGAATTGTATGGCTTTTCTTATATATGTGCGCAAAAGGAATCACACCGATCAAACAAGTGGAAAGACAGGCAAACATTGGTGAGAGAAAGAATGTATTCTTTATTATATCAAAGCTGAATACATTTCAAGGGATTCCAGTCCCCTTCCTCAAAGGACTGGAAAAGCAATTGAAGTAACATTTTCAATAATATGAAACAAATTGCAAGTATACTTAATGCACATATAACATGTACACACATGTACATATTCCCAAAAAGTATGGATAGAGAAATACAAAAAGACGATAAAATgaatataagaaaataaacaaagtGCATAACATGCTAATTACTCCATAAGGGAAATATCATTACATGTTACATAGTCAGTTTTTATAGCTATTTGAGTATCAAACTAGACAGAAATAATGTATAGATAAAGAACCAAAACTAGACAAACCATAAGTCAAATGTAAAGGGTATGTGAAAATGCATAAGCCATGAAACGTAAATAAAGTTGCAAAATTTCAGGGGCTGTGAACATAAAACAACTAAGGAGCACCaactattttcttatttcttttgatTTTGAGGGTTTTATGCAAGAATTTGTGCCAATATGTGTTGTTATTCACAGAACCAACTTCTTTAACATCCTCACTGATTAGGAATTTCGCAGGGCATCTGGATTGTTCTCCACTTCCTGTAACTAACATGCGGTGTGTCTCTAGCTTGCAATTTCAGTGGATGCATTTCTTCCTAGCTCTTTGATTTATACTCTGTAAGGTTGCTGCTTTTTATTACacatctgttttttttctttttctttttaattagcatTATTTGTCTAGTTAATTGTATGGTGTTTCATGTGGTTTTTACATTAATTGTGTTTCTATAGTAACAATGTTTATTCTTTTATGTCAGAATATTCTTTATGTGTTTGCAGCCCTTATAGTTTTGCAATTATTTGTCTCATAGCTTATTTTTCACATtccctttatatttattttatggctTGTCCATTTTTTGGTTTGTTATGTGTATATTATTTTGTTTAGTTCAATACATAATCTGCATATATAGCATACAATGATCTTCAAGAAATGATTTATGTGTTACCCACTTCACTGACTTTCTTATTTAtgtgttacattttaaaaaatattactctGACCTTTCTTTTGAggtatatgtatttgtatacatATTTCCTGTATGTATTAATCTATGTTTTGTGTATTGTTTAGGTATAGTTGTAACTTGTTTCATAAATACATTACTTGTTTTTTCAGTCCCTTGAGGTACTCCCTCAAAAAGTGTTGGGAGTTTTGATATAATAAAGGATTCTTTCTTTTACCATTTTTTCCTTACTTTCCATTAGCTTTGTCTAACCTAAACTTTTTGATCAAAATGTGACATTATGACATTTTAAACAAAGAATGTCTTTATAATATGAGTCTTTGTCTTTTTATGTTAATAGTTACTTTAGTGTTGTTCTGGTTGCATCACTTTCCATCTctttttgaattaaaataaaatcacacaTGTTGTATTATGTAAAACCAGAACACTGAGAAAGTATAACTTGCTTTTAGCAATACATTCAGCATGAGAGTAATATTGTTTTCCAGGAATGATCGTTCTTTCATATGTCCAGCAAAagattgtgggaaaagcttttatgtcttacaaagattgaaGGTGCACATGAGAACACATAATGGCGAGAAACCATTCATTTGCACTGAACTAGGCTGTGGGAAGCAATTCACAACAGCTGGGAATCTGAAGAATCATCTGCGAATTCACACTGGTATGTTCTTCCcatatttttcagaaaaatacTTCACGAACATGTTTATGACCACCTTTCATAAGGTGCTATACAAGTTTTGATAGACATTCTTATTGGTGAATACGATTCTTCCTGTGCGTTGCTGCTGTTCCCTTTCTGTCTGAAAATTTATTTTGAGTGAAATGGAAGGTGGATATTCCTCTTGTGTTAATTTGCTCGCTGCTAAATAGTAACAGTAAATCAGATCTGCTATTCACAGACTTTAATCCAAAATTATTCATTGTGTTGTATTAGAGTTTTCTGATGAGATCCAAACAGATCATTTTTTCTGAGGGCCCACTAGAGACAGCCTGTTAGTGCCATGGAATTGTCCTTGTTGTCatcagtacagatagtcctcaacctatgaccacaagagggactggaaaattcatcattaagtggtacggtcgttaagtgaggcattacgtgactgcacctgattttacggccttttgccacggttgttaagtgaaccacccacagtcattaagtgagatgtcacatgaccacgacttgcaacctcctgctggcttccccattgactttgcttgacagaagccagctgggaaggttgcaaatggtaatcatgtgactgtaggacgctgcaacggtcgtaagtgcgaggac contains:
- the ZNF410 gene encoding zinc finger protein 410, which translates into the protein MLSDELESKPELLVQFVQNTSIPLGQGLVESEPKDITCLSLLPVTESPECNRLMLPDDSPNHTDPSKDVSSAVLRSLQVNVGPDGEETRAQTVQKPPELLPSTSSLLQDLQPSDNTSFILLNLTRTGLGSPSEHLVFVQGEAEVSGNDFFANNSTDSSTPWFLRVQELAHDSLIAATRAQLAKNAKASNNGEIVHVCSGESQPKESSPIPHLPRGEKKLKCTVEGCDRTFVWPAHFKYHLKTHRNDRSFICPAKDCGKSFYVLQRLKVHMRTHNGEKPFICTELGCGKQFTTAGNLKNHLRIHTGEKPFLCEAQGCGRSFAEYSSLRKHLVVHSGLKPHQCQICGKTFSQSGSRNVHMKKHHSRVGTTSSRQHEQTESLMGSNLLEESELHSKNLVSMNSPPSLGVESLHLPDPESIIGIKEEVLAEAAANSLHDASDVVLPSHHLLPMSTSRHSYGVSSLLQ